From a region of the Leptospira kmetyi serovar Malaysia str. Bejo-Iso9 genome:
- a CDS encoding ArsR/SmtB family transcription factor, whose protein sequence is MAVNKKDQFKNGARSLAEFSKAFSHPARLSILTTIAKKKECICGEIVEVLPLAQATVSQHLKELKSAGLISGEVDGNKSCYCLNWTQIEKFRKDLNAFFDGLDKYKTQDRENCC, encoded by the coding sequence ATGGCGGTCAATAAAAAAGATCAGTTTAAGAATGGCGCGAGATCGCTCGCGGAATTCTCTAAGGCTTTTTCCCATCCGGCGCGGTTGTCGATATTAACTACGATCGCCAAAAAAAAAGAATGTATCTGCGGCGAAATCGTTGAAGTGCTTCCGCTGGCGCAGGCGACGGTTTCTCAACATCTCAAGGAATTAAAATCGGCTGGATTGATTTCGGGCGAGGTGGACGGTAATAAATCCTGTTATTGTCTGAACTGGACGCAGATTGAAAAATTCAGAAAGGATTTAAACGCTTTCTTTGATGGCTTAGATAAATATAAAACTCAGGACCGGGAGAATTGCTGTTGA
- the acpP gene encoding acyl carrier protein, whose protein sequence is MADFEKVKSIIVEQLGVDESEVTPEAHFIDDLGADSLDTVELVMALEEEFGIEISDEDAEKIQTVGDVTKFIDNLKS, encoded by the coding sequence ATGGCAGACTTTGAAAAAGTTAAATCTATCATCGTAGAACAACTTGGAGTGGATGAATCTGAAGTTACACCTGAGGCTCACTTCATAGACGACCTCGGTGCAGATTCTCTGGACACGGTTGAACTAGTAATGGCTCTCGAAGAAGAATTCGGAATCGAAATCTCTGACGAAGACGCTGAGAAAATTCAAACTGTCGGGGACGTAACTAAGTTCATCGACAACCTCAAGTCCTAA
- the rnc gene encoding ribonuclease III, whose protein sequence is MIFKKTQPSFSLKNPDRVQSLQKLSKKIGIKFSKLEYYNTAFIHSSYKNENPEIVEDNERLEFLGDSVLGLVAARALFQRYPQANEGELSRIKSRIVSTPILNSIAEKLELGEYLLLGKGEKNSQGKGRRKLSANLFESLVGAIYLDLGFEIAEKFIVQHLLEFAENPEKEESVRDYKTQLQEYSQKHFKVLPVYRMKGESGPDHAKVFQVSVRIRDKWEASGSGVSKKAAEQNAAKELYNRIQRGT, encoded by the coding sequence TTGATCTTTAAAAAAACACAACCTTCCTTCTCTCTGAAAAACCCGGACCGGGTCCAAAGTCTTCAAAAGCTTTCCAAAAAAATCGGAATCAAGTTTTCTAAACTAGAATATTATAATACCGCATTTATCCATAGCTCTTATAAAAACGAGAATCCGGAGATCGTCGAAGACAACGAACGTCTCGAATTCTTAGGCGACTCCGTGTTGGGTCTTGTGGCCGCACGCGCGTTGTTTCAAAGATATCCCCAGGCAAACGAGGGAGAATTGTCCAGGATCAAATCCAGGATCGTTTCCACGCCGATCTTAAACTCGATCGCGGAGAAACTCGAACTCGGAGAATATCTTCTTTTAGGGAAGGGTGAAAAAAATTCTCAAGGAAAAGGACGTCGTAAACTTTCCGCGAATCTTTTCGAATCTCTTGTGGGCGCGATCTATTTGGATTTGGGTTTTGAGATCGCGGAAAAATTCATCGTTCAACATCTATTAGAATTTGCGGAAAATCCGGAAAAGGAAGAATCTGTCCGGGACTACAAAACGCAACTTCAGGAATATTCTCAGAAACATTTTAAGGTTCTTCCGGTCTACCGTATGAAGGGAGAATCGGGCCCGGACCACGCGAAGGTCTTTCAGGTCAGCGTTCGAATCCGAGATAAATGGGAAGCGAGCGGTTCGGGCGTCAGCAAAAAGGCGGCGGAACAAAACGCGGCTAAAGAACTTTACAATCGAATTCAGAGAGGAACTTAG
- a CDS encoding DUF4256 domain-containing protein, producing MSKKNGVSQKLSTEQIEEFFKTLKTRFEKNKKRHQNLEWEKVRTRLESKPEKLHSLYEMERTGGEPDVVDFDSKTGAFVFYDCSAETPKGRRSVCYDREALDSRKEHKPSDNAIDMARAIGIELLNEEQYRALQELGEFDTKTSSWIVTPPSIRKLGGALFADRRYDAVFVYHNGASSYYAVRGFRGLLRV from the coding sequence ATGAGCAAAAAGAACGGCGTTTCCCAAAAATTATCCACGGAACAAATCGAAGAATTTTTCAAAACGTTAAAGACCCGTTTTGAAAAAAATAAAAAACGTCATCAGAATTTAGAATGGGAGAAGGTTCGAACAAGACTCGAATCCAAGCCCGAAAAACTCCATTCTTTGTACGAAATGGAAAGAACCGGCGGCGAACCGGACGTAGTCGATTTCGATTCGAAAACCGGGGCGTTCGTTTTTTACGATTGTTCCGCCGAAACTCCGAAAGGTCGCAGAAGCGTTTGTTACGATCGGGAAGCTCTGGATTCCAGAAAAGAACACAAACCATCTGACAACGCGATCGACATGGCCCGCGCGATTGGAATCGAACTTTTAAACGAAGAACAATACCGCGCGTTGCAAGAGCTCGGAGAATTCGATACGAAAACTTCGAGTTGGATCGTTACTCCGCCTTCCATTCGAAAATTGGGAGGGGCTCTTTTTGCGGATCGTCGTTACGACGCGGTCTTTGTATATCACAACGGCGCTTCTTCGTATTACGCGGTCCGAGGGTTTCGAGGTTTGCTTCGCGTTTGA
- a CDS encoding arsenate reductase ArsC: protein MKKPKILVLCTGNSCRSQIAEGWLKHFAGDRMEIFSAGIEAHGVNPRAIRTMGEVGIDISKQTSNRIEEYKKIDFDYIITVCDHARENCPYFPSNAQRLHHNFPDPAKASGTEMEIEEEFRKVRSMIRDYIQDFLSDLNRKI, encoded by the coding sequence ATGAAGAAACCGAAGATTCTTGTTTTATGCACGGGCAATAGTTGTAGAAGCCAAATCGCCGAAGGTTGGCTCAAACATTTTGCAGGGGATCGTATGGAAATATTCAGTGCGGGGATCGAAGCGCACGGAGTCAATCCTCGGGCGATTCGGACGATGGGGGAAGTTGGAATCGATATTTCGAAACAAACATCGAACCGAATCGAAGAATATAAAAAGATCGACTTCGACTATATCATCACCGTCTGCGATCACGCTCGTGAGAATTGTCCGTATTTCCCTTCGAATGCTCAAAGGCTTCATCATAATTTTCCCGATCCGGCAAAAGCGAGCGGAACCGAAATGGAGATCGAAGAGGAATTCAGGAAGGTTCGGAGTATGATAAGAGATTATATTCAGGATTTCTTAAGTGATTTGAATCGAAAGATTTGA
- the fabG gene encoding 3-oxoacyl-[acyl-carrier-protein] reductase: MIDLKGKNAVITGSARGIGKSTALTLAKAGANIVIADLNEEASKATAEEIAKQTGVKAIGIGTNVADAESSAKAIQACVDEFGSVDVLVNNAGITKDTLLMRMKKEQWDAVIAVNLTGTFNCTQAAIKFMMKNPNGGSIINLSSIAGVNGNIGQTNYSASKAGVIGFTKAVALEMASRKVRCNAIAPGFIATEMTEAIPEKIRTAMVAAIPLKRAGQPEDIANTIAFLASDISSFITGQVIEVNGGGFLPGAQG, translated from the coding sequence ATGATCGATTTAAAAGGTAAAAACGCCGTAATCACCGGATCCGCAAGAGGAATCGGAAAATCAACGGCTCTGACTCTTGCAAAAGCGGGAGCAAACATCGTAATCGCGGATTTGAACGAAGAAGCGAGCAAGGCGACTGCGGAAGAAATCGCAAAACAAACCGGAGTGAAGGCTATCGGAATCGGAACGAACGTAGCGGACGCTGAATCTTCCGCAAAAGCGATCCAAGCTTGTGTAGATGAATTCGGAAGCGTGGACGTTCTCGTAAATAACGCCGGTATTACGAAAGACACTCTTCTTATGAGAATGAAAAAAGAACAGTGGGACGCGGTGATCGCGGTAAACCTTACCGGAACTTTCAACTGCACTCAAGCGGCAATCAAGTTCATGATGAAAAATCCGAACGGAGGATCGATCATCAATCTTTCTTCCATCGCGGGAGTAAACGGAAACATCGGACAAACCAACTATTCCGCATCCAAAGCGGGAGTGATCGGTTTTACGAAAGCGGTCGCATTGGAAATGGCTTCTCGTAAGGTTCGTTGTAACGCGATTGCACCGGGTTTTATCGCCACTGAAATGACAGAAGCGATTCCGGAAAAAATCAGAACTGCCATGGTTGCGGCCATCCCTCTGAAAAGAGCGGGACAACCGGAAGATATCGCGAACACGATCGCGTTCTTAGCTTCCGATATTTCTTCCTTTATTACCGGTCAGGTAATCGAAGTGAACGGCGGAGGATTTCTCCCGGGCGCTCAAGGGTAA
- a CDS encoding circularly permuted ATPgrasp domain protein: MTNLSQVLNRECQCITLAEEKLEKSFLDKISNFKDRDETSSKILSERFFSPSATFLDSIDFDFMKRVVKSIQNVLKNEIVRNEILKEFPQNLRKRFSEGGVFLSFDFHLTNEGPKLIEINTNAGGAFLETKLMEAQKECCPEVSEMLPRADEIRAIEDNFLNTFFREWKSSGREGNPKFIAIVDENPTEQFLYPEFILFRDLFLKHGILSEIVSPESLQADENGSLFYSGIKVDLIYNRLTDFYLDKPENRFLKNAWKEETIVLTPNSLDYALYAKKTNFILWNDPEFLKNSGIDSKDREVLSKAIPFTGFVKNVEPQTLWSERKKFFFKPTCGYGSKAVYRGDKLTKGVFQEIIDADYIYQEIVNPSERILLNEGEKETYKTDLRAYVYREEILLLASRLYRGQTTNFRTPGGGFSPVYVLPKRT; encoded by the coding sequence ATGACAAATCTTTCCCAAGTGCTCAACCGAGAATGTCAATGTATTACCCTTGCGGAGGAAAAATTAGAAAAAAGTTTTTTGGATAAGATTTCTAATTTTAAGGATCGAGACGAAACGAGTTCGAAAATTTTATCGGAACGATTCTTTTCTCCCAGCGCGACCTTTTTGGATTCAATCGATTTCGATTTTATGAAACGGGTGGTCAAATCGATTCAAAACGTTTTGAAAAACGAAATCGTTCGAAACGAAATTCTCAAGGAGTTTCCGCAAAATTTAAGAAAACGTTTTTCGGAAGGCGGCGTTTTTTTGAGTTTCGATTTTCATCTAACGAACGAAGGTCCTAAGTTGATAGAAATCAATACGAACGCGGGAGGCGCGTTTTTGGAAACGAAGCTCATGGAGGCACAAAAAGAATGTTGTCCCGAGGTTTCCGAAATGCTTCCCCGAGCGGATGAGATTCGAGCAATCGAAGATAATTTCTTGAACACGTTCTTCCGCGAATGGAAATCCTCCGGCAGAGAGGGAAATCCGAAGTTTATTGCGATCGTAGACGAGAACCCGACGGAACAATTTCTTTATCCAGAATTTATTTTGTTTCGGGATCTGTTTTTAAAACACGGAATTTTATCCGAGATCGTTTCCCCGGAATCTTTGCAAGCCGACGAGAACGGTTCCCTTTTTTATTCCGGAATCAAAGTCGATTTAATCTACAATCGTCTTACGGATTTTTATTTGGACAAACCTGAAAATCGATTTCTTAAAAACGCATGGAAGGAAGAAACGATCGTCTTAACTCCGAACTCTTTGGACTACGCGCTCTATGCGAAAAAAACAAATTTCATTTTATGGAACGATCCGGAGTTTTTAAAAAATTCTGGAATCGATTCCAAAGATCGGGAAGTTCTTTCCAAAGCGATTCCATTCACAGGATTTGTGAAAAACGTGGAACCCCAAACGTTATGGTCCGAAAGAAAAAAATTCTTTTTTAAACCGACTTGCGGTTACGGAAGTAAAGCCGTATATCGAGGAGATAAACTGACAAAGGGAGTCTTTCAGGAAATTATCGATGCCGATTACATATATCAAGAAATCGTAAATCCGTCCGAAAGAATTCTTTTGAACGAAGGCGAGAAGGAAACTTATAAGACGGATTTAAGAGCTTATGTTTATCGGGAAGAAATTCTACTTTTGGCTTCCCGTTTATACCGAGGTCAAACCACGAATTTTAGAACTCCGGGCGGAGGATTTTCTCCCGTGTATGTTTTACCGAAAAGAACTTAA